One genomic segment of Streptosporangium album includes these proteins:
- a CDS encoding SDR family oxidoreductase has protein sequence MYNTLKGKVALVAGGTRGAGRGVAVELGAAGATVYVTGRTTRESRSEYGRPETIEETAALVNEVGGDGIAVQVDHLEREQVCALIERIERDHGRLDVLVNDVWGGELLAQWDTPLWEHDLDGGLRLLRLAVDTHIITSHYALPLLIKRPGGLVVEMTDGTKEYNDRNYRVSFFYDQAKSAVIRLGFAQAHELRQYGCAAVTLSPGWLRSEMMLDLFGVTEENWRDATAREPHFVISETSRYVGRAVAALAMDPDVLRWSGQSLSSGQLAREYGFTDLDGSQPDCWRYIVEVQDQGKPAEVTGYR, from the coding sequence ATGTACAACACGTTGAAGGGCAAGGTCGCGCTGGTCGCCGGAGGTACGCGGGGTGCCGGGCGGGGCGTCGCGGTGGAGCTGGGCGCGGCGGGGGCGACCGTGTACGTGACCGGTCGGACCACGCGCGAGAGCCGCTCCGAGTACGGGCGGCCTGAGACCATCGAAGAGACCGCGGCATTGGTGAACGAGGTCGGCGGGGACGGGATCGCCGTCCAGGTTGATCATTTGGAGCGCGAGCAGGTGTGTGCCCTCATCGAGCGGATTGAGCGAGACCATGGGCGGCTGGACGTGCTGGTCAACGACGTGTGGGGCGGGGAGTTGCTGGCCCAATGGGACACGCCGCTGTGGGAGCACGATCTCGACGGCGGGCTGCGGCTGCTCCGGCTCGCCGTCGACACGCACATCATCACCAGCCATTACGCACTGCCCCTGCTGATCAAGCGTCCGGGCGGCCTCGTGGTGGAGATGACCGACGGGACCAAGGAGTACAACGACCGTAACTACCGCGTCTCCTTCTTCTATGACCAGGCCAAGAGCGCGGTGATCAGGCTCGGCTTCGCGCAGGCGCACGAGTTGCGGCAGTATGGCTGTGCGGCGGTGACGTTGAGTCCGGGCTGGCTCAGGTCGGAGATGATGCTGGACCTGTTCGGGGTGACGGAGGAGAACTGGCGTGATGCCACCGCCCGCGAGCCGCACTTCGTGATCTCGGAGACGTCACGTTACGTCGGCAGAGCGGTCGCCGCTCTGGCCATGGACCCGGATGTGCTGCGCTGGAGTGGGCAGTCGCTGTCCAGTGGGCAGCTCGCTCGTGAGTACGGCTTCACCGATCTGGACGGCTCGCAGCCGGACTGCTGGCGATACATCGTCGAGGTCCAGGACCAGGGCAAGCCTGCGGAGGTGACCGGTTACCGGTGA
- a CDS encoding TetR/AcrR family transcriptional regulator, with protein sequence MSKESTRKRRRGTELEAALLEAAWDELVAVGYEQLTYEAVADRAGTSRPVLYRRWPSKRELVLAALRHQAPSLPDEPPDTGDLRGDVLALLRLVVRRTRELAPVREVLAAEQGQATELTAYLASRNQGPGHDWMRTVLERAARRGEVDAADPLPDRLVTLPVVLVVHDLFTARRIPTDADLEEIVDRLFLPLVMHRRGQHT encoded by the coding sequence GTGTCTAAAGAGTCCACGCGCAAGCGCCGCCGAGGGACCGAGCTGGAGGCGGCGCTCCTGGAAGCTGCCTGGGACGAGCTGGTCGCGGTCGGCTACGAGCAGCTTACGTACGAGGCCGTGGCCGACCGGGCCGGCACGAGCCGCCCGGTGCTCTACCGCCGCTGGCCGTCGAAGCGGGAGCTGGTCCTGGCCGCGCTGCGCCACCAGGCGCCGTCCCTGCCGGACGAACCGCCTGACACCGGCGACCTGCGCGGCGACGTCCTGGCCCTGCTGCGTCTCGTCGTCAGGCGGACGCGGGAACTCGCCCCCGTCCGTGAGGTGCTTGCCGCGGAACAGGGGCAGGCAACGGAGCTGACCGCATATCTGGCGTCGCGCAACCAGGGCCCGGGCCACGACTGGATGCGGACGGTGCTGGAACGGGCGGCCCGGCGCGGCGAGGTCGACGCCGCGGACCCACTCCCCGACAGGCTGGTCACGCTGCCGGTGGTGCTGGTCGTCCACGACCTTTTCACGGCCCGCCGCATCCCGACCGACGCCGACCTGGAGGAAATCGTGGACCGGTTGTTCCTCCCGCTGGTCATGCACCGGCGAGGACAACACACCTGA
- a CDS encoding ATP-binding protein encodes MQEALTNTIKHAAGATASVAIGHTGHWLEIEVTDTGGTQAAQSRTGNGRGLIGLRERLALYGGALEAAPRTGGGYQLKARIPWRTV; translated from the coding sequence GTGCAGGAGGCTCTGACCAACACGATCAAGCACGCGGCCGGTGCGACGGCGTCCGTCGCGATCGGCCACACCGGCCACTGGCTGGAGATCGAGGTCACCGACACCGGCGGCACCCAGGCAGCCCAGTCGCGGACCGGCAACGGCCGCGGCCTGATCGGACTGCGCGAGCGGCTCGCCCTCTACGGCGGAGCCCTGGAGGCCGCGCCCAGGACCGGCGGCGGATACCAGCTCAAGGCCCGCATCCCCTGGAGAACCGTATGA
- a CDS encoding sensor histidine kinase, with product MPRHGAGLVFPGAGTGTRLPEPVQPVPHADAGLDGYDPPLLLVVLTALPLAARRRYPLATFWMVLSATLATNGGETWITVLTAAIAAYSAITHSRNRVPAAAGLLLAAVLAGAVDRDIVPSLPSWLGPYVILLSAGALASFVQFWRHSRNRLAELQQAQEDAMRKAVQAERSRIAGELHDVVTHNVSVMVIQAGAARKVMDAQPEQSKEALIAIEASGRAAMAELRNVMGLLAGPESGRSDGSGDGLEPQPGLDQLDGLIERVRAAGVTVDVKVSPPYGPRLPGSIWRSTASCRRL from the coding sequence GTGCCCCGTCACGGCGCCGGCCTCGTCTTTCCCGGCGCGGGCACCGGCACGCGGTTGCCCGAGCCGGTCCAGCCCGTCCCGCACGCGGACGCCGGCCTCGACGGGTACGACCCGCCTCTGCTCCTGGTGGTGCTCACCGCGTTGCCGCTGGCGGCCCGGCGCCGGTATCCCCTCGCCACCTTCTGGATGGTGCTGTCCGCGACGCTGGCCACGAACGGGGGTGAGACGTGGATCACCGTGCTGACCGCCGCGATCGCCGCCTACAGCGCCATCACGCACAGCCGCAACCGGGTGCCCGCCGCGGCAGGCCTCTTGCTCGCGGCCGTGCTCGCCGGTGCCGTGGACCGAGACATCGTCCCCAGCCTCCCCAGCTGGCTGGGGCCCTACGTTATCCTGCTCAGCGCCGGGGCTTTAGCGAGCTTTGTCCAGTTCTGGCGGCATAGCCGGAATCGGCTCGCCGAACTGCAGCAGGCCCAGGAAGACGCCATGCGCAAGGCGGTCCAGGCCGAACGCTCCCGGATCGCGGGCGAACTCCATGACGTGGTGACCCACAATGTCAGCGTGATGGTGATCCAGGCCGGCGCCGCCCGCAAGGTGATGGACGCGCAGCCGGAGCAGTCCAAGGAGGCCCTGATCGCGATCGAAGCCAGCGGCCGGGCCGCCATGGCCGAGCTGCGCAACGTCATGGGTCTGCTCGCCGGCCCGGAAAGCGGGCGCTCCGACGGCTCGGGCGACGGACTCGAACCGCAGCCCGGGCTCGACCAGCTCGACGGCCTCATCGAGCGGGTCCGCGCCGCCGGGGTGACTGTGGACGTCAAGGTCTCGCCGCCCTACGGCCCCCGCCTCCCGGGGTCGATCTGGCGGTCTACCGCGTCGTGCAGGAGGCTCTGA
- a CDS encoding alpha/beta hydrolase family protein — translation MTGHSDGARPRLRNPVLRSGAVAVAGLLAFTGSASLAPAPASSASASAGSSAAPSSTPYLPKPTGSHPVGTTSLYLKDTSRPDPWVPTAKARELMVSLWYPARSPGKRRAQYMTPKESELLLKDGKITGVPLDVLSKMRTNAFSDAKPAGRKHGLPLVVLSPGFTKPRSELTALAEDLASRGYVVAGIDHTYENVAQTFPDGRVTTCVPCEGNHDESLFTKLSKGRAADVSFVLDQLTGPHPKWKGASLIDPSRIAMAGQSVGGASTIAAMVKDARLRAGIDMDGTTPTGILDSQLSRPFMFLGKPATYTPGSGKPEVATWERDWKLLTGWKRWLLLTGAVHVSFTDYGVLVDQLGVDSGAKLSGARSLEITRRYVSAFFDLHLLKKPQPLLDKPSARYPEVKVCTPETKTCE, via the coding sequence GTGACGGGGCACTCCGACGGCGCAAGGCCGAGGCTGCGGAATCCGGTCCTGCGTAGCGGCGCGGTCGCCGTCGCCGGACTGCTCGCCTTCACGGGGTCCGCGTCTCTCGCGCCCGCGCCCGCCTCCTCGGCGTCCGCCTCCGCCGGTTCCTCGGCCGCGCCGAGCAGCACTCCGTATCTGCCCAAGCCGACCGGTTCCCATCCGGTCGGCACCACATCCCTGTATCTGAAGGACACCTCCCGCCCCGATCCCTGGGTCCCCACCGCGAAAGCCAGGGAGCTCATGGTCTCCCTGTGGTATCCGGCGAGGTCGCCGGGCAAGCGGCGGGCGCAGTACATGACGCCGAAGGAGTCGGAGCTCCTCCTCAAAGACGGAAAGATAACCGGCGTTCCGCTCGACGTGCTGAGCAAGATGCGGACCAACGCCTTCAGCGACGCGAAACCGGCGGGGCGTAAGCACGGCCTGCCCCTTGTGGTGCTCTCTCCCGGTTTCACCAAGCCCCGCAGCGAACTCACGGCCCTCGCCGAGGATCTGGCGAGCAGGGGCTATGTGGTAGCCGGAATCGATCACACGTACGAGAATGTTGCCCAGACCTTCCCCGACGGACGGGTCACCACCTGTGTCCCCTGCGAGGGTAACCACGACGAATCGCTCTTCACGAAGCTGTCGAAGGGCCGGGCGGCCGACGTCTCCTTCGTGCTCGACCAGCTGACCGGGCCGCACCCGAAGTGGAAGGGCGCTTCACTGATCGACCCGTCCCGGATCGCGATGGCGGGCCAGTCAGTAGGCGGCGCAAGCACCATCGCCGCGATGGTCAAGGACGCCCGGCTCCGCGCCGGGATCGACATGGACGGCACCACGCCCACCGGGATCCTCGACAGCCAGCTGTCGCGGCCGTTCATGTTCCTGGGCAAGCCGGCCACGTACACCCCCGGATCCGGCAAGCCGGAGGTCGCCACCTGGGAGCGCGACTGGAAGCTCCTGACCGGATGGAAGCGCTGGCTTCTGCTGACCGGCGCGGTGCACGTGTCCTTCACCGACTATGGCGTGCTGGTCGATCAGCTCGGCGTCGACTCCGGCGCCAAGCTGTCCGGGGCCCGCTCCTTGGAGATCACCCGCAGGTACGTCAGCGCCTTCTTCGACCTGCACCTGCTGAAGAAGCCGCAACCCCTGCTGGACAAGCCGTCGGCGCGCTACCCCGAGGTCAAGGTCTGCACTCCGGAAACGAAGACCTGCGAGTAG
- a CDS encoding Tn3 family transposase — translation MARCDGKTVAADGSQIDTWENNLLGETSTRYGGIAYRHVSNTHVAAGWATTPARTASRSGRRPSSGG, via the coding sequence ATCGCCCGGTGCGACGGGAAGACGGTCGCGGCCGACGGCTCGCAGATCGACACGTGGGAGAACAACCTGCTGGGCGAGACTTCGACCCGGTACGGCGGGATCGCCTACCGGCACGTCTCCAACACCCACGTCGCCGCCGGTTGGGCAACCACTCCCGCAAGAACCGCGTCCCGGTCTGGTCGGCGTCCCTCCAGCGGCGGATAG
- a CDS encoding TetR/AcrR family transcriptional regulator gives MLHEQGVEKTTLADIARAADVPVGNVYYYFKTKDDLVEAAIGAHAQGLQAMIASLDELPTPQDRLKTLIGGWVQQRDLAARFGCPTGTLCSELDKRTDGLDRTAAKVMQGMIDWTEQQFRSMGRSDSRDLAVALIAAYQGISLLTNTFRDPELMTREGDRLERWIDSLGRPPGDPDDPR, from the coding sequence ATGCTGCATGAGCAGGGCGTCGAGAAGACAACGCTCGCCGACATCGCACGGGCGGCCGACGTCCCCGTGGGCAACGTCTACTACTACTTCAAGACCAAGGACGACCTCGTCGAGGCGGCCATCGGCGCGCACGCGCAGGGCCTCCAAGCAATGATCGCTTCACTCGACGAGCTCCCCACTCCGCAGGACCGGCTGAAGACACTCATAGGCGGTTGGGTGCAGCAACGCGACCTCGCTGCACGGTTCGGCTGCCCCACCGGCACCCTTTGCTCGGAACTCGACAAACGCACCGATGGTCTCGACCGCACCGCGGCCAAGGTCATGCAGGGCATGATCGACTGGACCGAGCAGCAGTTCCGTTCGATGGGTCGAAGCGACTCCCGCGACCTCGCGGTCGCCCTGATCGCCGCCTACCAGGGGATCTCGCTGCTCACCAACACCTTCCGCGACCCTGAGCTCATGACCCGCGAAGGCGACCGGCTGGAACGCTGGATCGACTCGCTCGGTCGGCCACCAGGAGATCCTGACGACCCCAGGTAG
- a CDS encoding STAS domain-containing protein: protein MDALSAPLLQQLLTNTLARGRIHVVLDVAKLTFCDSTGVWILAEGHRRASTMGGRLPPAYVHGILQRILEINQQAGYFPFGVDFGTTLEW, encoded by the coding sequence ATGGACGCGCTGTCGGCGCCCTTGCTGCAGCAACTGCTGACCAACACCCTGGCCCGCGGCCGCATCCACGTGGTGCTGGACGTCGCCAAGCTGACCTTCTGCGACTCCACCGGTGTGTGGATCCTGGCCGAGGGGCACCGGCGCGCCAGCACGATGGGCGGCCGGCTGCCGCCGGCCTACGTCCACGGCATCCTCCAGCGGATTCTGGAGATCAACCAGCAGGCCGGGTACTTCCCGTTCGGCGTCGACTTCGGCACCACCTTGGAGTGGTAG
- a CDS encoding SDR family NAD(P)-dependent oxidoreductase, whose product MGILTGKTALVTGGSRGIGRAVALRLAAEGALVAVHYGGDDGAAKETVARIEEAGGRAFAVRARFGDDGAVERLFEGLTAGLAGRGLDILVNNAGIGSGNPISQVTPEEFGRLLTINVGTPFFVIQRALPLLNDGGRIINMGSTASRFAVSTQIGYTISKAALESMAPSLANELGGRGITVNTVAPGAVRTDMTAGYTSIPHPRGGRRRWIIIGMRFGILGETRAWRDDGAEVPLGGPARRGLLALLLVRPGEVVSADRLTGEIDPDGVLSAHALQSQVSRLRTALGSEAAIERAGAGYRIVVPQDDVDACRFERLSQEGRAALRDGDAERAVALLREALELWRGPALADLAESETAQAAAVRLEEHRLGALEDRIEGELRLGEHRAAVPELRELVGRHPLRERLTGLLIRALFAEGGQAAALVVFEETRRHLADELGADPSAELTALHRELLSADPSPSPAAPPAQLTAFVGRAEEMTEVAELLRAARLVTLVGPGGVGKTRLSVEVAGVAADDVCFVELAPLRDGAGLPQALLGALGLRENGLQLGGSVQTPVDRLIAALSDRVLLLVLDNCEHVVEEVAPLAALLLSACPRLRVLATSREPLGITGENLWQVRPLDDDAAVRLFTDRAGAVRRGFTADPQLVLRICAALDNLPLAVELAAARLRTLDIDDLAGRLDDRLEVATRGSRTADERHRTLRSVVAWSWDLLSEPEQRAARRFTVFAGGATAESALRVCGTDGQTLESLVDKSLLEVAGGRYRMLETIRAYGAERLDTAGERESVRRAHARHLLELVRTADPHLRRAEQLEWLPVLTAEHGNLLAALRWAVEAPEVETALDLLASASNYLWIRGVSASVAPQAVALLDTMGDAPPARLGEEYVTCVLLAASGVAGRPVWRRHCAPAGKALAAAWPGDRPGRYPVVLFLWMMRNAIEADPQSAFALVSSQRDCSEPWVRATAQYVSGFGNLGEGDPVRADRTFGMAAAGFRSLGDRWGTALALDALAGLAGARGDSAKAIALTDEALTLTERLGALEDSADLLVNRGDHLVGDDVAAARADYGKAAGLARRAGSSTYLAAALRGLGDIALLEGDLAEAGRLYGEALERIDPHWVKSVGNRVRTLVGLGRVAEARGDRATARARYREAAEPAVVMGASAPDVLRLLGFPETVVEAVSPR is encoded by the coding sequence ATGGGCATTCTGACCGGCAAGACGGCGCTGGTGACGGGTGGATCGCGGGGAATCGGCCGGGCGGTCGCGCTGCGGCTGGCCGCCGAGGGCGCTCTGGTTGCCGTCCACTACGGCGGCGACGACGGCGCGGCCAAGGAGACCGTGGCGCGGATCGAGGAGGCAGGCGGCCGGGCGTTCGCCGTCCGAGCTCGGTTCGGCGACGATGGCGCGGTGGAACGGCTGTTCGAGGGCCTGACCGCGGGGCTGGCGGGACGTGGGCTGGACATCCTGGTCAACAACGCGGGCATCGGCTCGGGCAACCCGATCTCGCAGGTCACCCCAGAGGAGTTCGGCAGGCTGCTCACGATCAACGTCGGCACGCCGTTCTTCGTGATCCAGCGCGCGCTGCCGCTGCTGAACGACGGCGGCCGCATCATCAACATGGGCTCGACAGCCAGCCGGTTCGCGGTCTCCACGCAGATCGGCTACACCATCAGCAAGGCGGCGCTGGAGTCGATGGCCCCGTCGCTGGCCAACGAGCTCGGCGGGCGCGGCATCACGGTGAACACGGTCGCGCCCGGCGCGGTGCGGACCGACATGACCGCGGGTTACACCTCCATCCCCCATCCCCGAGGTGGTCGCCGCCGGTGGATAATCATCGGCATGCGGTTCGGAATCCTTGGCGAGACCCGGGCGTGGCGTGACGACGGGGCCGAGGTTCCGCTGGGCGGACCGGCCCGCCGCGGGCTGCTGGCCCTGCTGCTGGTCCGCCCCGGCGAGGTCGTGTCGGCTGACCGGCTGACCGGCGAGATCGACCCGGACGGGGTGCTGTCGGCGCACGCGCTGCAGTCCCAGGTGTCCAGGCTGCGCACAGCCCTCGGCTCCGAGGCCGCGATCGAGCGGGCCGGGGCGGGCTACCGGATCGTGGTTCCCCAAGACGACGTGGACGCCTGCCGGTTCGAGCGGCTGTCCCAGGAAGGCCGGGCCGCGCTGCGCGACGGCGACGCCGAACGGGCGGTCGCGCTGCTGCGCGAGGCGCTGGAGCTGTGGCGGGGGCCGGCGCTGGCCGACCTCGCCGAGAGCGAGACGGCCCAGGCCGCCGCCGTACGGCTGGAGGAGCACCGGCTCGGGGCGCTCGAAGACCGGATCGAGGGCGAGCTCCGGCTCGGCGAGCATCGCGCGGCCGTACCCGAGTTGCGCGAGCTGGTCGGCCGCCATCCGCTCAGGGAACGGCTGACGGGGCTGCTGATCCGGGCACTGTTCGCCGAGGGCGGCCAGGCCGCGGCACTGGTGGTGTTCGAGGAGACCAGGCGGCACCTGGCCGACGAACTGGGCGCCGATCCCTCGGCCGAGCTCACCGCCCTCCACCGGGAGTTGCTGAGCGCCGATCCGTCGCCGTCGCCCGCCGCGCCGCCCGCCCAGCTGACGGCCTTCGTCGGCCGCGCCGAGGAGATGACCGAGGTCGCCGAGCTGCTGCGCGCGGCCCGGCTGGTCACGCTGGTCGGCCCCGGCGGCGTCGGCAAGACCCGGCTGTCCGTCGAGGTCGCCGGTGTCGCGGCCGACGATGTGTGCTTCGTGGAGCTGGCTCCACTGCGCGATGGCGCCGGGCTGCCGCAGGCGCTGCTGGGCGCGCTCGGCCTGCGCGAGAACGGGCTTCAACTGGGGGGCAGCGTGCAGACGCCGGTCGACCGCCTGATCGCGGCGCTGTCAGACCGGGTGCTCCTGCTCGTCCTGGACAACTGCGAGCACGTCGTCGAAGAGGTCGCCCCGCTGGCGGCGCTGCTGCTGTCGGCCTGCCCGCGGTTGCGTGTCCTGGCGACGAGTCGCGAGCCGCTCGGCATCACCGGCGAGAACCTGTGGCAGGTGCGGCCGCTCGACGACGACGCGGCCGTACGGCTCTTCACCGACCGGGCCGGCGCCGTGCGGCGTGGTTTCACCGCCGATCCCCAGCTCGTGCTGCGGATCTGCGCGGCCCTCGACAACCTGCCGCTGGCCGTCGAGCTCGCGGCGGCGCGGCTACGCACGCTGGACATCGACGACCTCGCGGGAAGGCTGGACGACCGGCTCGAGGTCGCGACCCGCGGCAGCCGTACGGCCGACGAGCGGCACCGGACGCTGCGCTCGGTCGTCGCGTGGAGCTGGGACCTCCTCTCCGAGCCTGAGCAACGGGCCGCGCGGCGGTTCACGGTCTTCGCCGGCGGCGCTACGGCGGAGTCCGCGCTGCGGGTGTGCGGCACCGACGGCCAGACGCTGGAGTCGCTGGTCGACAAGTCGCTCTTGGAGGTCGCGGGCGGCCGCTACCGGATGCTGGAGACGATCCGCGCCTACGGTGCCGAACGGCTCGACACGGCAGGCGAACGCGAGTCGGTACGGCGCGCCCATGCCCGGCATCTCCTGGAACTGGTGCGGACCGCCGACCCGCATCTGCGGCGGGCCGAGCAGTTGGAGTGGCTGCCGGTCCTCACGGCCGAGCACGGCAACCTCCTGGCGGCTCTGCGCTGGGCGGTCGAGGCGCCGGAGGTGGAGACGGCCCTCGACCTGCTCGCCTCGGCCTCGAACTACCTGTGGATCCGAGGCGTGTCCGCCTCGGTCGCGCCGCAGGCGGTCGCGCTGCTCGACACGATGGGCGACGCGCCCCCGGCCAGGCTCGGCGAGGAGTACGTGACGTGCGTGTTGCTGGCGGCGTCCGGCGTCGCCGGGCGGCCGGTGTGGCGGCGGCATTGTGCACCGGCAGGGAAGGCGCTGGCCGCCGCGTGGCCGGGTGACCGGCCGGGCCGTTACCCGGTCGTCCTGTTCCTGTGGATGATGCGGAACGCGATCGAGGCCGACCCGCAGAGCGCGTTCGCGCTCGTCTCGTCCCAGCGCGACTGCTCCGAGCCGTGGGTGCGGGCGACCGCCCAGTACGTGTCGGGATTCGGGAATCTCGGTGAGGGGGACCCCGTGCGGGCCGATCGCACCTTCGGCATGGCCGCCGCGGGGTTCCGCTCGCTCGGTGACCGATGGGGCACCGCGCTGGCCTTGGACGCGCTCGCCGGCCTGGCGGGCGCGCGCGGCGACAGCGCGAAGGCGATCGCGCTGACCGACGAGGCACTCACCCTCACCGAGCGGCTCGGCGCCCTGGAGGACAGCGCCGACCTGCTGGTCAACCGGGGCGATCACCTCGTCGGCGACGACGTGGCGGCGGCCCGAGCCGACTATGGGAAGGCCGCCGGTCTCGCCCGCCGTGCCGGCAGCTCCACCTACCTGGCGGCGGCTCTACGCGGGCTCGGTGACATCGCCCTGCTGGAGGGAGACCTGGCCGAGGCGGGACGGCTGTACGGTGAGGCCCTGGAACGGATCGACCCGCACTGGGTCAAGAGCGTCGGCAACCGGGTGCGCACGCTCGTCGGGCTCGGCCGCGTCGCCGAGGCGCGCGGCGACCGCGCCACGGCCCGGGCGCGATACCGGGAGGCTGCCGAGCCGGCGGTCGTGATGGGGGCCTCCGCCCCGGATGTGCTCCGCCTGCTGGGCTTCCCCGAGACCGTCGTCGAGGCGGTGAGCCCGCGGTGA
- a CDS encoding FAD-dependent monooxygenase, with product MKNVNVLISGASVAGPALAYWLHRHGFNPTIVERAPALRDGGYAVDFRGEAHLSVLRRMGIMADIEHARTGMGSMSYVNSAGKPQAKLPADLFAGDIEILRGDLARILYDATKEHTEYIFGDSITSLTEDDHGVTVTFERGTPRRFDLVIGADGLHSNTRRLAFGPEEQFVKHLGVYCAIFTTANHLGLDHTGHAYRTAGRLVAMYSARHNTQAKAVFYFGSPTLDLDRRDVARQQDVLTEHFTGNGWQSERLLRDMRYAPDFYFDSVGQVHMDTWSRGRVALIGDAAHCPSSLSGMGSGLALVGAYVLAGELAAAHGDHRVAFARYEEETREYAAGCQKMGDGVAKLMVPGNRFLASLLNRYYKVMPYLPGKNMAADIARKAAENITLRDYSDLSRI from the coding sequence ATGAAGAACGTCAACGTACTGATCTCCGGCGCCTCCGTCGCCGGCCCCGCGCTCGCCTACTGGCTCCACCGTCACGGTTTCAACCCCACGATCGTGGAGCGGGCCCCCGCCCTCCGCGACGGCGGCTACGCCGTCGATTTCCGGGGCGAGGCGCACCTGTCGGTCCTGCGCCGCATGGGCATCATGGCCGACATCGAACACGCCAGAACCGGCATGGGCTCCATGTCGTACGTGAACAGCGCGGGCAAGCCCCAGGCCAAGCTGCCCGCCGATCTGTTCGCCGGAGACATCGAGATCCTCCGCGGCGACCTGGCACGGATCCTCTACGACGCGACCAAGGAGCACACCGAGTACATCTTCGGAGACTCCATCACCTCCCTCACCGAGGACGACCACGGCGTGACCGTCACCTTCGAACGCGGCACGCCGCGCAGGTTCGACCTGGTGATCGGCGCCGACGGGCTGCACTCCAACACCCGCCGCCTGGCGTTCGGGCCGGAGGAGCAGTTCGTGAAGCACCTCGGCGTCTACTGCGCGATCTTCACCACGGCCAACCACCTCGGGCTCGATCACACCGGACACGCCTACCGCACCGCGGGTCGGCTCGTCGCGATGTACAGCGCCCGCCACAACACCCAGGCCAAGGCCGTCTTCTACTTCGGCTCGCCGACCCTGGACCTCGACCGCCGCGACGTGGCGCGGCAACAAGACGTCCTCACCGAGCACTTCACCGGCAACGGCTGGCAGAGCGAGCGACTGCTGCGCGACATGCGGTACGCGCCCGACTTCTACTTCGATTCGGTCGGGCAGGTCCACATGGACACCTGGAGCCGCGGCCGGGTCGCCCTGATCGGCGACGCCGCTCACTGCCCCTCCTCCCTGTCGGGCATGGGCTCGGGACTCGCCCTGGTCGGCGCGTACGTCCTCGCGGGAGAACTGGCCGCCGCGCACGGCGACCACCGCGTCGCGTTCGCCCGCTACGAGGAGGAGACGCGTGAGTACGCGGCGGGCTGCCAGAAGATGGGCGACGGCGTCGCCAAGCTCATGGTCCCCGGGAACCGCTTCCTGGCCTCGCTCCTCAACCGCTACTACAAGGTCATGCCTTACCTGCCGGGAAAGAACATGGCCGCCGACATCGCCCGCAAGGCCGCCGAGAACATCACGCTACGCGACTACAGCGACCTTTCCAGGATCTAG
- a CDS encoding helix-turn-helix transcriptional regulator, producing the protein MREYENVRASRMMTLLLQLQVRGQASGKELARLLEVSERTVQRDVEALAAAGVPVRSTRGPAGGYRLDGGYRTRLTGVGLDEAGALAFLGLAGPAQQLGLGEMLEGARIKIWAGLTGEARQRAGRTAERFHLDLVRWYGTPEPVPCLTQLADAVWRDRRVRMQYVRNGQAATREVAPLGLVLAAGDWYLVALRNQQRRTYRVSRVHSVELLDEVVVRPAQFDLAQSWAATRRELEDEQTAVEVTVRVAARALPRLRRLVPVHGKARVPVTAIREIEVTVPFENESWACEAILSLGAAVEVLQPAFIRRRVADELRAAAAHYAPADSSPPGVRR; encoded by the coding sequence ATGCGCGAGTATGAGAACGTGCGTGCTTCGCGGATGATGACCCTGCTGCTACAGCTGCAGGTTCGCGGCCAGGCCAGCGGCAAGGAGCTGGCCAGGCTGCTGGAGGTCAGTGAGCGCACGGTGCAGCGGGATGTCGAGGCATTGGCGGCCGCCGGGGTACCGGTGCGTTCGACCAGGGGGCCGGCGGGTGGATACCGCCTGGACGGCGGCTACCGCACCCGGCTGACCGGGGTCGGCCTGGACGAGGCCGGGGCGCTGGCATTCCTCGGGCTCGCCGGCCCGGCGCAACAGCTGGGGCTCGGCGAAATGCTGGAGGGTGCCCGGATCAAGATCTGGGCCGGCCTCACCGGCGAAGCCCGCCAACGCGCCGGCCGGACCGCCGAGCGGTTCCACCTCGATCTGGTCCGCTGGTACGGCACGCCCGAGCCGGTCCCCTGCCTGACCCAGCTCGCCGACGCGGTCTGGCGCGATCGCCGTGTGCGCATGCAGTACGTGCGCAACGGGCAGGCAGCCACCCGGGAGGTCGCCCCGCTCGGGCTGGTCCTCGCAGCCGGTGATTGGTACTTGGTCGCCCTGCGCAACCAGCAGCGGCGCACCTATCGGGTCTCTCGGGTGCACTCGGTGGAGCTGCTCGACGAGGTGGTGGTGCGCCCGGCCCAGTTCGATCTCGCCCAGTCCTGGGCCGCGACGCGCAGGGAACTGGAGGACGAGCAGACCGCGGTCGAAGTCACGGTACGCGTAGCGGCCAGGGCGTTGCCGCGCCTGCGGCGCCTCGTGCCGGTCCACGGGAAGGCCCGAGTCCCGGTCACGGCGATCAGGGAGATCGAGGTGACCGTCCCGTTCGAGAACGAATCGTGGGCGTGCGAGGCCATACTCAGCCTGGGTGCCGCTGTCGAGGTCCTCCAGCCCGCCTTCATACGCCGGCGCGTAGCAGACGAGTTGCGCGCCGCCGCCGCACACTACGCCCCAGCAGACTCAAGCCCGCCTGGCGTCCGCCGGTAA